In one Bacillaceae bacterium S4-13-56 genomic region, the following are encoded:
- a CDS encoding M23 family metallopeptidase: MLIFRGKITLAILFLFLLISPTTFQANENEDEAAKRMALFKKMETITQIPWYYYAAIDQYERQIYKEKISDGVISIQIPEDKWAGPLNPSQTDKQKEYQIAFFEGMGRDGDGDGFADRTNDEDILASIGHYFLQYGRSKDDIKIALWHFYERDLNVQGIIYNARVFKANDSIVLEDRVFPLPKNYNYSYRSTWGDGRGFGGRRIHEGTDIFANYGVPVRSTTYGVIEIKGWNRFGGWRIGIRDIHNIYHYYAHLNGFADGVEVGQIVKPGDVIGSVGATGYGPPGTSGKFPPHLHYGMYKDNGYSEWSFDPYPFLRKWERMDK; the protein is encoded by the coding sequence ATGCTTATTTTCCGAGGAAAAATTACATTAGCTATACTCTTTCTTTTTTTATTGATTTCACCAACCACATTTCAAGCAAATGAAAACGAAGATGAAGCTGCAAAACGAATGGCCTTATTCAAAAAAATGGAAACCATAACTCAAATCCCATGGTACTATTATGCAGCCATCGATCAGTATGAACGACAAATCTATAAAGAAAAAATCTCAGATGGTGTGATTTCTATACAAATTCCAGAAGATAAATGGGCAGGTCCATTAAATCCTTCTCAAACTGATAAGCAAAAAGAGTATCAAATTGCTTTTTTTGAAGGTATGGGAAGAGATGGTGACGGCGATGGTTTTGCTGACCGTACAAATGATGAAGATATTTTGGCCTCTATTGGTCATTATTTTTTACAGTACGGACGATCAAAGGATGATATCAAAATTGCCCTATGGCACTTTTATGAAAGAGACTTAAATGTCCAAGGGATAATCTACAATGCGCGTGTGTTTAAAGCTAATGACTCCATCGTTTTAGAAGACCGTGTCTTCCCTCTTCCTAAAAATTATAATTACAGTTATCGTAGTACATGGGGAGACGGGAGAGGATTTGGTGGACGCAGAATTCATGAAGGGACCGATATTTTTGCTAATTACGGAGTTCCTGTTCGATCAACTACTTATGGTGTTATTGAAATTAAGGGTTGGAACCGCTTTGGTGGTTGGAGAATTGGAATTCGTGACATTCATAATATCTACCATTATTATGCACACTTAAATGGATTCGCAGACGGTGTTGAGGTTGGACAAATCGTCAAACCTGGAGATGTTATTGGATCAGTAGGTGCCACAGGTTACGGTCCTCCCGGAACAAGCGGAAAATTTCCTCCACACCTTCACTATGGTATGTATAAAGATAATGGATACTCCGAATGGTCCTTTGATCCTTACCCATTCTTAAGAAAATGGGAGAGGATGGATAAATAA
- a CDS encoding Na+/H+ antiporter NhaC family protein: MEGTIFSLVPPLVMIILVLSTRKVLLSLGTGIVVGAFFIHDFSPVQSLQEIWTTFYTLFWSAEDGLNSGTWYLFAFLIFLGMTTALISATGGNQAFGKWAVSHVKSRTGAQVVPAVLGLIIFIDDYFNSLAVGQVSRPITDRHKVSRAKLAYFIDSTSAPICVVSPISSWGATIIGLIGTSLVTHEITEYGSFEAFIRMIPMNLYVVTALLLVFLTAFLKMDIGPMRAHEERAIKTGEVINPERSNIPGNLSEDIFQHTNGKIYHLLLPIIILIVATVGAMIYTGVQNAEGAVTWLSVFENTDVLFSLFVGGLITVIVGVVLYVLQTSPKANLGKTLSEGAKSMLPAIYILVLAWMIGTIIDLIGTGEYLGQVVQESAMDAAYLPLVIFIAAGFMAFATGTSWGTFGIMIPIAGDVAAVVDPSIFLPTLAAVLAGSVFGDHCSPISDTTILSSTGAGSNHMDHVITQLPYALIAAGASATGYIVLGVSGSFLLAFVVPVVLILGIALVIHSKNSKVAI, from the coding sequence ATGGAAGGAACAATTTTTTCACTAGTGCCACCGCTCGTTATGATTATCCTCGTCCTTTCGACAAGAAAAGTTCTTTTGTCACTTGGAACGGGAATTGTAGTAGGCGCATTTTTTATTCACGATTTTTCTCCAGTCCAATCATTACAAGAAATTTGGACGACCTTTTACACACTATTCTGGTCTGCAGAGGATGGTTTGAATAGTGGTACATGGTATTTGTTTGCGTTTCTAATATTCTTAGGAATGACAACGGCCCTTATCAGTGCGACCGGTGGAAATCAAGCCTTTGGTAAATGGGCGGTTTCTCATGTGAAGAGCAGAACAGGTGCACAGGTTGTACCTGCAGTTCTAGGTCTCATTATTTTTATCGACGATTATTTTAATAGTTTAGCCGTTGGACAAGTCAGTCGCCCAATTACGGACCGACATAAAGTGTCTCGTGCGAAATTAGCTTACTTTATTGATTCAACTTCTGCACCAATTTGTGTCGTTTCACCGATATCAAGTTGGGGCGCAACTATTATTGGTTTAATAGGTACATCCCTTGTAACTCATGAGATAACAGAATATGGATCGTTTGAAGCGTTTATTCGAATGATTCCGATGAATCTATATGTAGTTACTGCTTTATTATTGGTATTTTTGACTGCATTCCTCAAAATGGACATTGGACCTATGAGAGCGCATGAAGAACGTGCGATTAAAACAGGAGAAGTTATTAACCCTGAACGCTCTAATATTCCTGGAAATCTTAGTGAAGATATTTTCCAACATACGAACGGAAAAATTTATCACCTGTTATTACCTATCATTATTTTAATTGTGGCTACAGTTGGTGCAATGATTTACACTGGTGTTCAAAATGCAGAGGGTGCAGTCACGTGGTTGTCTGTTTTTGAAAATACAGATGTTCTTTTCTCTTTATTTGTTGGAGGCTTAATTACCGTTATTGTTGGAGTTGTCCTATATGTATTACAAACGTCACCTAAAGCTAACCTTGGCAAAACTTTATCAGAGGGTGCGAAATCCATGTTACCTGCGATTTACATTTTGGTATTAGCATGGATGATCGGAACCATTATTGATCTAATTGGAACAGGCGAATATCTTGGACAAGTCGTTCAAGAATCAGCAATGGATGCTGCCTATTTACCTCTTGTAATTTTTATCGCCGCTGGATTTATGGCATTTGCAACGGGGACATCTTGGGGAACCTTTGGAATTATGATTCCAATTGCTGGTGATGTTGCAGCAGTTGTGGATCCATCCATTTTCTTACCAACTTTAGCAGCTGTTCTAGCTGGATCTGTATTTGGTGACCATTGCTCCCCAATATCAGATACAACCATTCTGTCTTCAACAGGAGCTGGATCCAATCATATGGATCACGTGATTACTCAACTACCATATGCTTTGATTGCTGCAGGAGCCTCAGCTACTGGTTATATTGTTTTAGGTGTAAGCGGAAGCTTTTTATTGGCTTTTGTTGTACCAGTAGTCTTAATATTGGGAATTGCGCTTGTCATTCACTCTAAAAATTCAAAAGTAGCAATATAA
- a CDS encoding bifunctional UDP-sugar hydrolase/5'-nucleotidase — MVVEKISIFYTNDLHSHFENWPSIIGRWKREYKRPLQPNETRFLLDVGDHMDRFHPISEESLGKSNVQILNKANYNCVTIGNNEGITLEGRDFYHLYDEAQFDVVCANISSQTEPQPSWLTPYQIYNTQLGTKIGIIGLTAPFTPFYHPNGWDVFQPLEILEKYIPILKKKADIIILLSHLGINEDEEIARQFPEINLIIGGHTHHLLKKGKKVGNTLLTAAGKFGLYTGEAYLTWNPETQLVEKAEAYATSIETEEKDELTEQMLKKLSEQAVSELNHPFMNLKKDLQVNWFEENELIMLLTEVMKKWTDSDVAMLNGGVLLEGLPSGPVSKFDLLRICPHPINPCKINVTGEELKEIVRVAFTKEIQNFELKGFGFRGKVIGRMMFSGIDVQTSIDSDGEERVKHIQYRGAPVDPNQRLSLCVPDTFTFGYFFPEIVRAPDKQYFLPEMLRDLLKIALLNE, encoded by the coding sequence ATGGTTGTGGAGAAAATTTCAATTTTTTATACGAACGATTTACATAGTCATTTTGAAAATTGGCCTTCTATCATCGGACGATGGAAAAGGGAATATAAGAGGCCACTTCAACCGAATGAAACGCGATTTTTGTTGGATGTGGGAGATCATATGGATAGATTTCACCCCATCTCTGAGGAAAGCTTAGGAAAAAGTAACGTACAGATACTAAATAAAGCTAATTATAATTGTGTGACGATCGGAAATAACGAGGGGATTACATTAGAGGGGAGAGATTTTTATCATCTTTATGATGAGGCGCAATTTGATGTTGTGTGTGCAAATATCTCGTCACAGACTGAACCGCAGCCTTCATGGTTAACCCCTTATCAAATTTATAATACACAGCTTGGAACAAAGATTGGAATTATTGGTCTAACAGCTCCATTTACGCCTTTCTATCATCCAAATGGTTGGGATGTTTTTCAACCATTAGAGATACTGGAAAAGTACATTCCTATCCTTAAGAAAAAGGCTGATATCATTATCCTTCTCTCGCATCTAGGAATCAATGAAGATGAAGAAATTGCACGCCAGTTTCCGGAAATCAACCTGATTATTGGTGGGCATACACATCATCTTCTGAAAAAGGGAAAGAAAGTTGGAAATACTCTTTTAACTGCAGCTGGTAAATTCGGTTTATATACCGGTGAAGCCTATCTTACATGGAATCCAGAAACTCAATTGGTAGAAAAGGCTGAAGCTTATGCAACTTCAATTGAAACGGAGGAAAAGGATGAACTAACGGAACAAATGCTAAAAAAATTGAGTGAACAGGCAGTATCTGAACTTAATCATCCTTTCATGAATTTAAAAAAAGATTTACAAGTTAACTGGTTTGAAGAAAATGAACTTATTATGCTTTTAACAGAGGTTATGAAAAAATGGACAGATTCGGATGTGGCTATGTTAAATGGCGGAGTCCTTTTAGAGGGCCTTCCATCTGGTCCTGTTTCTAAATTCGATCTACTACGAATATGTCCACATCCAATCAATCCTTGTAAAATCAATGTTACTGGAGAAGAGTTAAAGGAGATTGTTCGAGTCGCTTTTACGAAGGAAATTCAGAATTTCGAATTAAAAGGTTTTGGTTTCCGTGGGAAGGTTATTGGTCGGATGATGTTTTCTGGAATAGATGTTCAAACTAGCATAGACTCAGACGGAGAAGAAAGGGTTAAACATATACAATATAGAGGGGCACCTGTTGATCCAAATCAAAGACTTTCCCTTTGTGTACCGGACACTTTTACTTTTGGTTACTTCTTTCCAGAGATTGTTCGAGCACCAGATAAACAATATTTTTTACCAGAGATGTTGCGCGACCTATTAAAAATTGCATTGTTAAATGAGTAA
- a CDS encoding sodium-dependent transporter, whose amino-acid sequence MNERAQWGTRAGFLLAAMGSAIGLGNIWRFPATAYENGGGAFFLPYLFALLTAGIPLLIMEYTIGHKFRGSAPKSYGRLNKGLEWIGWWQVGVSFVISCYYPVIIAWAAMYAYFSFGTKWGNDPTAFFVGDYLNLADAGVFGSMVSGVLLPLLGVWAVVFIILGLGIKKGIEIANKIFIPALLVIFLIIVIKAVTLPGALDGLNAFFQPDWSRITDGKVWVAAYGQIFFSLSIAFAIMITYSSYLPKKSDITNNAFITGFANSSFELLAGIGVFATLGFMASQTDQAVADVVSGGVGLAFMVFPEIINQMGSWSSAFGVLFFGSLVLAGLSSLVSISETYVAGLQEKFNISRGAAVGSGVGLAAILSMFFANQGGLNLLDTVDYFINNYGVALSGLFEVVAIAWFAKSLKDLQGHADTMSDIKLGLWWRACLGIITPVVLGYMMIQNLKTDIVGSINPETGERVFYGGYPLEYLFNYGWLVAIGAMFIGALLTLKKWPNNDLNYDVNNDQSKEVAQ is encoded by the coding sequence ATGAATGAACGTGCACAGTGGGGGACTCGTGCTGGCTTTTTACTAGCAGCTATGGGTTCTGCAATTGGTTTGGGAAACATTTGGCGTTTTCCAGCTACTGCTTATGAAAATGGAGGTGGAGCATTCTTTTTGCCATATTTATTTGCTCTTCTTACCGCGGGTATTCCGTTATTAATTATGGAATACACAATAGGACATAAGTTTAGAGGATCAGCACCAAAATCCTATGGCCGCTTGAATAAAGGCCTTGAATGGATAGGTTGGTGGCAGGTCGGGGTTTCATTCGTTATTTCTTGTTATTATCCTGTTATTATTGCATGGGCAGCAATGTATGCTTACTTTTCATTTGGAACCAAATGGGGGAATGATCCAACTGCATTTTTCGTTGGAGATTACTTAAACTTAGCAGATGCTGGAGTTTTTGGCTCAATGGTTTCAGGAGTTTTGTTGCCACTCCTCGGAGTGTGGGCAGTAGTATTTATTATTTTAGGATTAGGTATTAAGAAAGGTATTGAAATTGCCAATAAGATTTTTATTCCTGCACTTTTAGTTATATTTTTAATTATAGTAATTAAAGCTGTAACCTTACCAGGTGCCTTGGATGGATTGAATGCTTTCTTCCAACCAGATTGGTCAAGAATTACAGATGGTAAAGTATGGGTAGCAGCATATGGTCAAATCTTCTTTAGTTTATCGATTGCGTTTGCGATTATGATCACATACTCTTCTTACCTACCAAAGAAATCAGATATTACAAATAATGCTTTTATAACTGGTTTTGCAAATTCTTCATTTGAATTGTTAGCAGGTATTGGTGTTTTTGCAACCTTAGGGTTTATGGCAAGTCAAACAGATCAGGCAGTAGCAGATGTTGTAAGTGGTGGTGTTGGCCTAGCCTTTATGGTATTTCCAGAAATTATTAATCAGATGGGTTCTTGGTCTAGTGCTTTTGGAGTACTATTCTTTGGATCACTTGTTTTGGCTGGTTTATCATCTCTGGTTTCCATATCAGAAACCTATGTTGCTGGTCTTCAAGAAAAATTTAATATCTCACGTGGAGCAGCTGTTGGAAGTGGTGTAGGACTTGCTGCGATTCTATCCATGTTTTTTGCGAATCAAGGCGGACTTAACTTATTAGATACTGTAGACTATTTTATAAATAATTATGGTGTAGCTTTATCAGGTTTATTTGAAGTAGTTGCAATTGCTTGGTTTGCAAAATCATTAAAAGATTTACAAGGCCACGCAGATACTATGTCAGATATAAAACTGGGTCTATGGTGGAGAGCTTGTTTAGGAATAATTACACCAGTAGTTCTTGGATACATGATGATTCAAAATCTTAAGACTGATATTGTTGGATCAATTAATCCTGAGACAGGGGAACGAGTATTCTATGGTGGATACCCACTTGAATATTTGTTTAACTATGGATGGCTAGTTGCTATTGGGGCTATGTTTATAGGTGCATTATTAACACTTAAAAAATGGCCAAATAATGACTTGAACTATGACGTTAACAATGATCAATCTAAGGAGGTGGCTCAATAA
- a CDS encoding DUF1805 domain-containing protein has protein sequence MIQLEPIIINGHMFKGVSVKLPKTNLLTISNENGYIMCGALDVDLLNEKLLDRKIVGARAIGVRSLEDLLEAPLNKVTVEAKRKYGWEPGMIGREALLRLVDESN, from the coding sequence ATGATACAGCTTGAACCAATCATAATTAATGGGCACATGTTTAAAGGTGTATCTGTAAAACTACCTAAAACCAATTTATTAACAATTTCAAATGAAAATGGATATATAATGTGTGGTGCGCTTGATGTGGATTTATTAAATGAGAAATTACTAGATCGAAAAATAGTAGGAGCTAGAGCGATTGGGGTAAGAAGTCTCGAAGATCTCTTAGAAGCACCTTTAAATAAAGTTACTGTAGAAGCGAAAAGAAAATACGGTTGGGAACCAGGGATGATTGGAAGAGAAGCATTGCTACGTTTAGTGGATGAAAGTAATTAG
- a CDS encoding DUF3055 domain-containing protein translates to MSEERFFLYDENNSVDSRFVSFVGEYNRFDLAIITTDRYFGKKIVLDIQGNRFAIIGQDDVEEPGYLEHAYNLSEVEADELRDFLKEVI, encoded by the coding sequence ATGAGCGAAGAGCGTTTCTTTTTGTATGATGAAAACAATTCTGTTGATAGTCGTTTTGTAAGCTTCGTGGGTGAATATAATCGATTTGATTTAGCGATAATAACAACTGACAGATATTTTGGGAAAAAAATAGTTCTTGATATTCAAGGAAATCGTTTTGCAATTATTGGTCAAGATGACGTAGAAGAACCAGGTTACCTTGAGCATGCGTATAATTTATCAGAAGTTGAAGCTGATGAACTTAGGGATTTCTTAAAAGAAGTCATTTAG
- a CDS encoding HD-GYP domain-containing protein, with the protein MRLFRIESLKVGDKLSRPIYNVNGRVLIRQGVALTAKMIERLMEMKISYIYVEDPDTDDIQHHYPISEEVRQNAMTSIKESLGQIRDNGNLSKSYIFEKTEKKMMEVVRSILTEFNSNKQVISLLSDVYTYDDYIYTHSLNVTIYSIALGTELNYNAKQLEQIGFGAILHDVGKMLVPKEILLKKERLTDEEFSIIKKHSEDGFEVLRKAANIPLVAAHCAYQHHERINGSGYPRGIKGDAIHPYAKIIGIADVFDAVTSDRVYRGAMLPHEALEILYAGSGTLFDQEMVESFRRSVAVYPNGLGVALSDGSQGVIARQNPHLCDRPIVRVLEKDGKRLSQHYEIDLSKELNIIIKDCDTTIPAKAVKI; encoded by the coding sequence ATGAGGCTATTTAGAATTGAGTCATTGAAAGTAGGTGACAAGCTAAGTCGACCAATTTATAATGTTAATGGTCGTGTACTAATTCGTCAAGGAGTGGCACTTACTGCGAAAATGATAGAGCGGTTGATGGAGATGAAAATTTCATATATTTATGTAGAAGACCCAGATACCGATGATATTCAGCATCATTATCCAATCTCAGAAGAAGTAAGACAAAATGCAATGACCTCAATCAAGGAATCTCTTGGACAGATTAGAGATAATGGAAATTTGTCAAAATCCTATATCTTTGAAAAAACAGAGAAGAAAATGATGGAAGTGGTTCGCAGCATTTTAACAGAATTTAATAGTAATAAACAAGTTATCTCTTTGTTATCGGATGTCTATACATATGATGATTATATTTACACTCATTCCTTAAATGTAACGATATACTCTATAGCATTAGGAACTGAATTGAATTATAACGCAAAGCAATTAGAACAAATTGGATTTGGTGCTATCTTACATGATGTAGGTAAAATGCTGGTCCCTAAAGAAATTCTTTTAAAAAAGGAAAGACTTACGGATGAAGAATTTTCCATAATCAAAAAGCACTCAGAGGACGGCTTTGAGGTGTTACGTAAGGCAGCAAATATCCCTCTAGTTGCTGCACATTGTGCCTATCAGCATCACGAGAGGATAAATGGTTCAGGTTATCCAAGAGGGATTAAAGGGGACGCTATTCATCCTTATGCTAAAATTATAGGGATAGCAGACGTCTTTGATGCCGTCACTAGTGATCGAGTCTACAGGGGAGCAATGCTGCCTCATGAAGCGTTAGAAATCCTTTATGCAGGTTCAGGTACATTATTTGATCAAGAGATGGTGGAATCCTTTAGAAGAAGTGTGGCAGTCTATCCTAATGGACTTGGAGTTGCTTTAAGTGATGGTAGTCAAGGCGTTATTGCACGGCAGAATCCTCACTTGTGCGATCGTCCTATAGTTAGAGTGTTGGAGAAAGATGGTAAACGCTTATCGCAACATTATGAGATTGATCTCTCGAAAGAATTAAATATAATTATTAAAGATTGCGATACAACCATCCCAGCAAAAGCAGTAAAAATTTAA
- a CDS encoding DUF86 domain-containing protein has protein sequence MYFIDRAKIDSTLTYMDEILNQFKSQHTFSSSIEKLGLERIVHMWIEAFIDVGNMMIDGFIMRDPGSYEDIIDILVDEQVLKGQDSDVYKTVVKLRSILLREYISLNHDEISRKFSESVSVLSTYSSSVRKYVNEELGPVHAFKNSDQS, from the coding sequence ATGTATTTCATTGATCGTGCTAAAATAGATTCTACACTAACCTATATGGATGAAATTTTAAATCAATTCAAAAGTCAACATACTTTTTCTTCTTCCATTGAAAAGTTAGGGCTTGAAAGAATTGTTCATATGTGGATTGAAGCATTTATTGATGTAGGTAACATGATGATCGATGGTTTCATTATGCGAGATCCAGGTAGTTATGAGGATATTATTGATATTCTCGTAGATGAACAAGTGCTAAAGGGACAGGATTCAGACGTTTATAAAACTGTAGTTAAGCTCCGTTCTATTCTTTTAAGGGAATACATTAGTTTAAATCATGACGAAATTTCAAGAAAGTTTTCGGAATCTGTATCTGTATTATCTACTTACTCGTCATCTGTAAGAAAGTATGTTAATGAGGAATTAGGACCTGTTCATGCTTTTAAAAATAGTGATCAAAGTTAA
- the yunB gene encoding sporulation protein YunB — MRKYRRFKTKGGPPSFGQVFVITALFFIITTGVSLWVINEGIEPTLMSIAKTKTEQYAKEAINEAVSKKIADELQPQEVVIIEKNSEGEPVFVRWNSVIINEVLRATTNRVQNYLHRLEQGEADPSSNSLDIDDDSLEGNSQKRDPTITRIPIGQATNNSILANLGPRVPVTFKVIGSVQSDVVRKMEAKAINSVFYDLSISLAVTVQIVIPFATDETVVTTDIPIDSGFIPMDVPYYYNGGSEGNNPDVTLPFDNSLEGDLP, encoded by the coding sequence GTGAGAAAGTACCGTCGATTTAAAACAAAGGGTGGACCACCTTCTTTTGGACAGGTGTTTGTCATTACCGCTCTTTTTTTTATAATCACAACAGGGGTCAGCTTATGGGTTATAAATGAAGGAATTGAACCAACCTTAATGAGCATTGCAAAAACAAAAACAGAGCAATATGCTAAGGAAGCAATTAATGAGGCAGTTAGTAAAAAAATAGCTGATGAATTACAACCACAAGAGGTTGTGATCATAGAAAAGAATTCCGAAGGTGAACCTGTATTTGTAAGGTGGAACTCAGTCATTATCAATGAAGTTTTACGGGCAACTACAAATCGGGTTCAAAATTACTTGCATCGTCTTGAACAGGGAGAGGCTGATCCATCAAGTAATTCTCTGGATATCGATGATGATAGTTTGGAGGGAAATAGTCAAAAAAGAGATCCGACAATAACCAGGATTCCTATTGGTCAGGCAACAAATAATAGTATACTTGCAAACCTCGGGCCTAGAGTTCCGGTTACTTTTAAAGTTATTGGTTCCGTGCAGTCAGATGTTGTTAGGAAAATGGAAGCAAAGGCAATAAACTCTGTTTTCTATGATTTATCCATTAGTTTAGCAGTTACCGTCCAAATCGTCATTCCTTTTGCCACAGATGAAACTGTAGTTACAACAGACATCCCTATTGATTCTGGGTTTATCCCAATGGACGTTCCCTATTACTATAATGGCGGAAGTGAAGGGAACAATCCTGATGTAACGTTACCTTTTGATAATTCACTTGAAGGAGATTTGCCATGA
- a CDS encoding YutD family protein has protein sequence MSVVQVQGKCYEVIENYREAFDEQPFVERYSDILSKYDFIIGDWGYGQLRLKGFFDDQNSKATFDTKISTLPEYLYEYCNFGCAYFVVKQVECPPELVEE, from the coding sequence ATGAGTGTAGTTCAAGTTCAAGGGAAATGTTACGAGGTCATTGAGAATTATAGAGAGGCTTTTGATGAACAGCCCTTTGTTGAGCGGTATAGTGATATTTTATCTAAGTATGACTTTATAATCGGTGACTGGGGCTATGGTCAATTAAGGCTTAAGGGATTTTTCGATGATCAAAATTCAAAAGCAACCTTTGATACTAAAATAAGCACCTTACCTGAATACCTTTATGAGTATTGTAATTTTGGATGTGCTTATTTTGTGGTCAAGCAGGTGGAATGTCCACCAGAACTAGTGGAAGAATAG
- a CDS encoding methionine/alanine import family NSS transporter small subunit, whose product MTGSAVIMMVIGMVIIWGGLTASVVHAVKKAKQT is encoded by the coding sequence ATGACAGGTTCAGCTGTGATTATGATGGTCATCGGTATGGTCATTATTTGGGGAGGATTAACTGCCTCGGTTGTTCATGCAGTAAAGAAGGCAAAGCAAACTTAA
- a CDS encoding HTH domain-containing protein produces MGGKTSTKDLILIMLKKEKQLTVPEMAERLGITEMAVRRHLHTLEHDHFIRSQLVRKSMGRPSSLYLLDERAKDVFPNHYQNFSLDILRSIEEMDGKEKVHDLLRHRIQESAPLYKKYLTQPTLWERIQKLAEVQENSGYMVELTENEQEYSLRQFNCPVERIAEDYQNLCKLEVGLFQEVLDHKEIKAASCIVRGEACCEFKIKKTVEN; encoded by the coding sequence GTGGGAGGAAAAACATCAACAAAGGATTTAATTCTGATCATGTTAAAAAAAGAAAAACAATTAACCGTACCTGAGATGGCAGAACGTCTTGGAATCACAGAGATGGCTGTGAGACGACACTTGCATACTTTAGAACATGATCATTTTATACGTTCCCAATTAGTACGAAAATCAATGGGTAGGCCCTCAAGTTTGTATCTTTTAGATGAAAGAGCAAAGGACGTGTTTCCCAATCATTATCAAAACTTCTCTCTCGACATCTTACGCTCCATTGAAGAAATGGATGGAAAGGAAAAAGTCCATGATTTGCTGCGCCATCGAATTCAAGAAAGTGCTCCTTTATATAAAAAATATCTAACTCAGCCGACATTGTGGGAGCGTATTCAAAAATTAGCAGAAGTTCAAGAGAATAGTGGATACATGGTTGAATTAACAGAGAATGAGCAAGAATACTCGCTCAGACAATTTAATTGCCCAGTTGAAAGAATCGCGGAGGATTACCAGAATCTGTGCAAGCTCGAGGTTGGTTTATTTCAAGAGGTTTTGGATCATAAAGAAATTAAAGCAGCTTCCTGTATTGTTCGAGGTGAGGCGTGCTGTGAATTCAAAATTAAGAAGACAGTTGAAAATTAA
- a CDS encoding YhcN/YlaJ family sporulation lipoprotein — translation MNKGYKRLATFLCTSAILATGCAQDMVDEGQDSFNGHEDPFIGNNNIQEGYNPSVVNYQRENDVSQDRFGYVRYDVTQIDREDQNFEMVIDREKAADMITRMLLTLDGYNEVATLVTDEEVLIAYEPNGDGNLDREKQLLNTKRTAYSVVPGWYEVYVTDRDNAYQDLNRLSSTSTRSNNYENVIEETIRRMITTTPQGEEGNGLNREMEQRYNTSPMQ, via the coding sequence ATGAATAAAGGGTATAAACGATTGGCCACTTTTCTGTGTACTTCCGCTATTCTGGCAACGGGCTGTGCCCAGGATATGGTGGACGAAGGGCAGGATTCCTTTAATGGACACGAAGATCCATTTATAGGAAACAACAATATTCAAGAAGGGTATAATCCTTCTGTAGTTAATTACCAAAGAGAAAATGATGTATCTCAAGATCGATTTGGATATGTACGTTACGATGTAACACAAATTGATCGAGAAGATCAAAATTTCGAAATGGTCATTGATCGAGAAAAAGCAGCTGATATGATCACAAGAATGTTGCTTACTTTAGATGGCTATAACGAGGTAGCAACCCTTGTTACAGATGAAGAAGTTCTAATTGCCTATGAGCCAAATGGAGATGGAAATTTAGATCGCGAAAAACAACTTCTAAATACAAAAAGAACAGCCTACTCCGTAGTTCCTGGGTGGTATGAAGTTTATGTAACGGATAGAGACAATGCTTATCAAGACTTAAACCGTCTAAGTAGCACTTCAACACGTTCTAACAATTATGAAAATGTTATAGAAGAGACGATTCGTCGAATGATCACCACAACTCCCCAAGGGGAGGAAGGGAACGGACTTAATAGAGAAATGGAACAGAGATACAACACTTCCCCAATGCAATAA